A window of Scophthalmus maximus strain ysfricsl-2021 chromosome 10, ASM2237912v1, whole genome shotgun sequence contains these coding sequences:
- the epcam gene encoding epithelial cell adhesion molecule has protein sequence MKMWIALVLAALAAGASAQSCSCETMKWATCDGTPCSCSLMVGDNVKQTLNCNELIPKCFLMKGEMYRAKKGQDTRSVGGKPEESAFVDNDGIYDPECENDGKFKAKQCNNTEECWCVNSAGVRRTDKGDKNIKCEKLVETFWVRLQLTHKEVTKPVNAALLKSAIAEAINKRYKNFNKDLVEKIEYDPDARMVVVDVKKPKGERKSDLAHMAYYMEKDVKVLPLFKNQEKFEPTVEGQKLEMENILVYYVDEDPPTFTMKHLSGGIIAVIVVVVLAVVAGLLVLFFARRRQSQQYNKAQQREMEAM, from the exons atgaaGATGTGGATCGCGCTCGTCCTCGCTGCCTTGGCGGCGGGGGCCTCGGCTCAGTCCT GTTCATGTGAAACTATGAAGTGGGCCACCTGCGATGGAACTCCATGCTCATGTTCCCTTATGGTTGGCGATAATGTGAAACAGACGCTGAACTGCAATGAAC TGATCCCCAAGTGCTTCCTGATGAAGGGCGAGATGTACAGAGCCAAGAAGGGCCAGGACACTCGTTCAGTAGGCGGAAAGCCAGAGGAGTCCGCCTTTGTCGACAACGACGGCATCTACGACCCGGAGTGCGAGAACGACGGCAAATTCAAGGCCAAGCAGTGCAACAACACGGAGGAGTGCTGGTGCGTCAACAGCGCCGGCGTGCGCCGGACTGACAAGGGAGACAAGAACATCAAGTGTGAGAAGCTGGTGGAGACCTT CTGGGTCCGTCTTCAGCTGACTCACAAAGAAGTGACCAAACCAGTGAATGCTGCCCTTTTGAAGAG TGCCATTGCGGAGGCCATTAACAAGCGTTACAAAAACTTCAACAAGGACTTGGTGGAGAAAATCGAG TATGACCCTGACGCCCGCATGGTTGTGGTGGATGTGAAGAAGCCAAAGGGAGAGCGCAAGAGTGACCTTGCCCATATGGCCTATTACATGGAGAAAGat GTGAAGGTACTGCCCCTGTTCAAGAACCAGGAGAAGTTCGAGCCCACTGTGGAGGGCCAGAAGCTGGAGATGGAGAATATCCTGGTGTACTATGTGGACGAGGATCCGCCAACTTTCACCATGAAGCACCTGTCGGGTGGCATCATTGCCGTCATCGTGGTGGTGGTTCTGGCTGTGGTTGCCGGTCTGCTTGTTCTG TTCTTTGCCAGGAGGCGACAGAGCCAGCAGTACAACAAAGCTCAG CAAAGAGAGATGGAGGCCATGTAA
- the LOC124850737 gene encoding mucin-4-like — protein MVLICSFQTNTFQCILATDGARSFALLRYGEMRWGPGQRQYHNAVIGYTNGKSSVREPTVPPENLFGPGGRYRPQQVKGTLGMLGQLVYDLSEPAGSDTDPQIMCQVWAMKEPDPAEWTEELSSCPCTRIQALEDMSFLQDTTDPSSRVKKLRDQRWGGAAGHIFKSVLSNRHGSGKRCMYEPEGPLLAGYNERYFFGHSLQNHIDEDLLPFQWCCIESPLCHLYLDKRPLDRCQGYSWASPDGFTPDMRSTQGVGEGFSPITT, from the exons AtggttttgatttgttcttttCAGACTAACACTTTCCAGTGTATTCTGGCCACTGACGGAGCACGCTCCTTTGCTCTCCTGCGATATGGGGAGATGCGCTGGGGTCCTGGCCAGAGGCAATATCACAATGCTGTCATCGGCTACACAAATGGAAAGTCCTCTGTCAGGGAGCCCACTGTCCCCCCGGAAAACCTCTTTGGACCTGGAGGCAGATACAGGCCCCAGCAGGTGAAAGGGACCCTAGGAATGTTGGGTCAGCTGGTGTATGATTTGTCAGAACCAGCAGGGTCAGACACGGATCCCCAAATCATGTGCCAGGTTTGGGCAATGAAGGAGCCTGACCCTGCTGAGTGGACAGAGGAGCTGTCTTCATGTCCCTGCACTCGCATCCAGGCTCTGGAGGACATGTCGTTCCTGCAAGATACCACTGATCCGAGCTCAAGGGTGAAGAAGCTAAGGGATCAGCGGTGGGGGGGTGCAGCGGGGCACATCTTTAAGTCAGTCCTGTCCAACAGACATGGTTCTGGGAAAAGGTGCATGTATGAACCAGAAGGTCCCCTGCTGGCTGGGTACAACGAGCGCTACTTCTTCGGACACAGCTTACAGAACCATATCG ATGAAGATCTCCTGCCGTTCCAGTGGTGTTGCATTGAGTCTCCTCTGTGTCACCTGTACCTCGACAAGAGACCACTGGACCGTTGCCAAGGTTACAGCTGGGCCAGCCCTGACGGCTTCACCCCAGACATGAGGTCAACACAGGGAGTAGGTGAGGGATTTTCACCAATAACTACATAG
- the si:ch73-105b23.6 gene encoding mucin-like protein codes for MAAFHQGIGKIEWRCAEKGDGLQVFVDNVEVPVTVGVVHTAAKDFAVRCVSVSRCAAVYAGGLHVVAWRIAGHNQLAAMVGLPHTFFNRTVGLMGLWSSNRSDDFLMSDGKLLPSVDLTPPSEERLHYFGLSWAVPVPESLLFSPPPLVPLKHVSAEHLLERVSPAEVEELRRTCKGSMVCVHDTLASGSSDMGLQSLDAEKQFQNLALIYGNMPPIVTEPTVIHGKVNSTVNTKIAAQDPNGDPITYSMLYPRPAGASIGSGDGYLTWTPLSTQPVQLTIRVSDKLSSSLFSPILRVCSCLNGGTCQYDSIAENHQQGKFQVVGCLCPKGFSGKFCGNTSDICQGKPCFRGVKCQSKTEPDQFTCGECPESTVSNGKQGYKCFEHDMCIHPYPFPCHKDADCHSTKQNYTCTCKPGFAGNGHNCTDIDECAELSSCPNAKFECKNKPGSVDCLCRYKDTKDTDGCGDSANPPGSNLFNVSVNWKKDESDGLDQLVDIMMMGFQNKFYNASKKEPGQSSKPGSGEYRINMSSDTPHWYIRDYLARVSGHYDISGIEVDDLDECKAKEALCVSPALCANTYGGYRCVCNGTDLDETQSCVLGRGKGGDVELDLVLGLVLGIGIPLLLLLLLAALACFCCCKKTVTGDLPHLLPDHIQEQHNPPPFNYSDPALQYMTHCSPRIIDNITPRQRLR; via the exons ATGGCTGCCTTCCACCAGGGCATTGGCAAG ATTGAATGGAGATGTGCAGAGAAAGGAGATGGACTCCAGGTTTTTGTGGATAATGTTGAAGTCCCAGTTACCGTTG GTGTCGTGCACACGGCTGCGAAGGACTTCGCTGTGCGCTGCGTGTCGGTGAGTCGCTGTGCAGCAGTGTACGCTGGTGGTCTCCATGTGGTGGCCTGGCGGATTGCGGGCCACAATCAGCTGGCGGCCATGGTGGGGCTTCCTCACACCTTCTTCAACCGCACCGTGGGTCTCATGGGTCTGTGGAGCTCCAACCGCTCGGACGATTTCCTCATGTCAGACGGCAAGCTCCTCCCCTCAGTGGACCTCACCCCCCCCTCAGAGGAGAGACTGCATTACTTTGGCTTGTCAT GGGCAGTGCCAGTCCCAGAGAGCCTGTTgttctctccacctccactcgTTCCACTGAAGCATGTCTCCGCTGAACACCTGCTGGAACGCGTGAGTCCTgctgaggtggaggagctgaggagaacCTGTAAAGGCAGCATGGTGTGTGTCCACGACACCCTGGCATCTGGCAGCTCTGACATGGGCCTGCAGTCTCTGGACGCCGAGAAGCAGTTCCAAAATCTGGCTCTGATCTATG GTAACATGCCTCCTATAGTGACAGAGCCCACAGTGATCCACGGCAAGGTCAATTCTACTGTCAACACTAAGATTGCTGCTCAGGACCCCAACGGAGACCCCATCACCTACTCGATGCTCTATCCCAGGCCTGCTGGGGCTTCCATTGGCAGTG GTGATGGCTACCTGACGTGGACTCCCCTCAGCACCCAGCCTGTGCAGCTGACTATCAGGGTCAGCGACAAGCTCTCCAGCTCCCTGTTCAGTCCGATCCTGCGTGTTTGCAGCTGCCTCAACGGAGGAACCTGCCAGTATGACAGCATTGCCGAAAACCACCAGCAGGGAAAGTTCCAG gTGGTCGGCTGCCTGTGTCCAAAGGGCTTCAGTGGAAAGTTCTGTGGGAACACCTCAGACATATGTCAAGGCAAGCCCTGCTTCCGAGGGGTGAAGTGCCAGTCGAAGACAGAGCCCGACCAGTTCACCTGTGGAGAGTGTCCTGAGAGTACTGTCTCTAATGGAAAACAGGGATACAAGTGCTTTGAGCATG ACATGTGCATCCATCCTTACCCCTTTCCTTGCCACAAAGATGCCGACTGccacagcacaaaacaaaactacacCTGCACATGCAAGCCTGGCTTTGCAGGAAATGGACACAACTGCACAG ATATAGACGAGTGTGCAGAGCTCTCCAGCTGCCCCAATGCTAAGTTTGAGTGTAAGAACAAGCCGGGCTCCGTTGACTGCCTCTGTAGATACAAGGACACCAAGGACACTGACGGATGTG gtgaCTCTGCCAACCCTCCAG GGTCTAATTTGTTCAATGTCTCTGTGAACTGGAAGAAGGACGAATCTGATGGACTGGATCAG CTGGTGGACATCATGATGATGGGTTTCCAGAACAAATTCTACAACGCCAGCAAGAAGGAGCCAGGACAGAGCTCTAAACCAGGCTCGGGGGAATATCGTATCAACATGTCCAGTGACACACCCCACTGGTATATCAGAGACTACCTGGCCAGAGTCAGCGGCCACTATGACATCAGTGGCATTGAGGTtgatg ATCTGGACGAGTGTAAGGCCAAGGAGGCGTTGTGTGTCTCTCCAGCCCTGTGTGCCAACACCTACGGAGGCTACAGGTGTGTCTGCAACGGCACTGATCTGGATGAAACCCAGTCCTGTGTATTAG GGCGAGGCAAGGGGGGCGATGTGGAGCTGGACCTTGTTCTGGGCCTGGTTCTGGGCATCGGCAtccctctgctcctgctgctcctcctggctGCACTGgcctgcttctgctgctgcaagAAGACTGTGACTGGGGA cctCCCCCACTTGTTGCCAGACCACATCCAGGAGCAGCACAACCCCCCGCCCTTCAACTACTCGGACCCTGCCCTGCAGTACATGACCCACTGCAGCCCTCGGATCATAGACAACATCACACCCAGGCAGCGCCTCAGATAG